One segment of Falco rusticolus isolate bFalRus1 chromosome 3, bFalRus1.pri, whole genome shotgun sequence DNA contains the following:
- the MRPL15 gene encoding 39S ribosomal protein L15, mitochondrial, with translation MSGNGGTKALELLRSLPRVSLANLRPSPGSKKRERRRGRGRYGGRKCGRGHKGERQRGNRPRLGFEGGQTPFYLAIPKYGFNEGHSLRRQYQPLSLQRLQYLIDLGRVDPTQPIDLTQLTNARGVTVQPLKRDYGVQLVEEGADIFSAKVNIEVQRASELAIAAIEKNGGVVTTAFYDPRSLEILCKPVVFFLRGQPIPKRMLPPEDLVRYYTDARNRGYLADPSKVAEARLELAKKYGYVLPDITKDELFKMLSSRKDPRQIFFGLAPGWIVNMADKKILKPTDESLLKYYSS, from the exons ATGAGTGGGAATGGCGGGACCAAGGCCTTGGAGCTGCTGCGGTCGCTGCCCAGAGTTAGTCTGGCCAACCTAAGGCCCAGCCCGGGCTCCAAAAAGCGG GAGAGAAGACGTGGCCGTGGAAGATATGGAGGTAGGAAGTGTGGTCGAGGTCataaaggagaaagacaaagagGAAATCGCCCCCGATTAGGCTTTGAGGGTGGTCAAACTCCGTTTTACTTGGCCATACCAAAATATGGGTTTAATGAGGGACATAG CCTCAGACGGCAGTATCAACCGCTCAGTCTTCAGAGGCTGCAGTACCTGATCGATTTGGGTAGAGTTGACCCCACACAGCCAATTGACTTAACACAGCTCACTAACGCCAGAGGTGTAACAGTGCAGCCTCTCAAAAGGGATTATGGCGTCCAGCTGGTGGAGGAG GGCGCTgatattttttcagcaaaagtaAATATTGAAGTGCAGAGGGCATCTGAATTAGCAATTGCAGCcatagaaaaaaatggaggtGTGGTAACAACAGCATTTTATGATCCGAGGAGTCTGG AAATTTTATGTAAGCCAGTAGTATTTTTTCTGCGTGGCCAGCCTATTCCAAAGCGAATGCTTCCACCTGAAGATCTAGTGCGTTACTACACTGATGCCAGGAATCGTGGGTACCTGGCAGATCCATCTAAGGTTGCAGAAGCCAGGCTTGAACTTGCCAAGAAATACGGCTATGTCTTACCAGACATAACTAAGGATGAACTCTTCAAAATGTTAAGCTCACGCAAGGATCCCAGACAGATATTTTTTGGTCTTGCTCCAGGATGGATCGTGAACATGGCAGACAAGAAAATTCTAAAACCAACTGATGAGAGTCTGTTAAAATACTATAGCTCATGA